One genomic window of Anaplasma centrale str. Israel includes the following:
- the ctaD gene encoding cytochrome c oxidase subunit I — MDSEHVPSGLKRWLFSTNHKDIGTMYIIFSIIGGIVGGLLSLVLRAQLAHIDVLHGNYHMYNVMVTGHALIMVFFMIMPALTGGFGNWFVPLLIGAPDMAFPRLNNLSFWMLVASLALLFCAVLIGDGPGTGWTLYPPLSYLSSHPDASVDMAILALHLAGISSIVGSINFIVTILNMRAHGMTLLKMPLFVWTILLTSFMLIVSLPVLAGAITMLLTDRNFGTSFFNPSGGGDPILFQHLFWFFGHPEVYVIIFPAFGIISQVVSTFSHKAVFGYLGMVFALVGIATVGLVVWAHHMFTTGLSTEMITYYSVTTMLIGVLTGVKVFSWIATMWGGKIEFKTPMLFAIGFIFVFTVGGLTGIVVSHGGVDKVLHDTYYVVGHFHYVMSIAALFAAYAGFYYWIGKMSGRQYPESMGKVHFWFTFVSTNIAFFPQHFLGLAGMPRRIPDYPDAFAPWNYVSSVGAGLSFLSALLFVAIAVYTLRRGKAAEANPWGGDTLEWTVPSPAPFHTFEEIPKLD; from the coding sequence ATGGACAGTGAGCATGTGCCTAGCGGACTAAAGCGGTGGTTATTTTCTACTAACCACAAAGACATAGGCACCATGTATATCATCTTCTCGATAATAGGTGGTATAGTAGGTGGCCTGCTGTCCCTAGTGTTGCGCGCGCAGCTAGCACACATAGACGTATTGCATGGGAACTACCACATGTATAACGTTATGGTCACTGGACATGCGCTCATAATGGTCTTTTTCATGATCATGCCCGCTTTAACCGGGGGGTTTGGGAACTGGTTTGTTCCCCTGCTAATTGGCGCACCAGATATGGCGTTTCCGCGGCTGAATAACCTGAGTTTTTGGATGCTGGTAGCATCACTTGCGCTGCTGTTCTGCGCTGTATTGATCGGAGATGGTCCAGGAACGGGTTGGACCTTGTACCCTCCCCTGTCATACCTGTCCTCTCATCCCGACGCATCTGTGGACATGGCTATATTGGCATTGCACCTTGCGGGCATTTCCTCAATAGTTGGGTCCATAAACTTCATAGTAACAATTCTGAATATGCGTGCCCACGGCATGACGCTGCTCAAGATGCCACTGTTCGTGTGGACCATATTACTCACTTCGTTTATGTTGATAGTATCGCTTCCTGTGTTGGCCGGGGCAATTACAATGCTCCTGACTGATCGCAACTTCGGTACCAGCTTTTTCAACCCGTCAGGCGGTGGTGACCCAATACTTTTTCAGCACTTGTTCTGGTTTTTTGGGCATCCGGAAGTGTACGTAATAATATTCCCAGCTTTTGGGATCATAAGTCAGGTAGTATCCACGTTCTCCCATAAGGCGGTTTTCGGGTATCTCGGGATGGTGTTCGCGCTAGTTGGAATAGCAACGGTTGGGTTGGTGGTTTGGGCGCACCATATGTTCACCACCGGCTTGAGCACGGAGATGATTACATACTACAGCGTCACAACTATGCTGATAGGGGTGCTAACCGGGGTTAAGGTGTTTAGCTGGATAGCCACCATGTGGGGAGGAAAGATAGAGTTCAAAACCCCGATGCTCTTCGCGATAGGGTTCATCTTCGTGTTCACGGTTGGGGGTTTGACTGGCATAGTGGTCTCACACGGGGGGGTAGACAAAGTACTACACGATACGTACTACGTGGTTGGGCACTTTCACTATGTGATGTCAATTGCGGCACTTTTTGCCGCGTATGCGGGGTTCTACTACTGGATAGGCAAGATGTCGGGCAGGCAGTATCCCGAATCTATGGGGAAAGTGCACTTTTGGTTCACCTTCGTCTCAACCAACATAGCGTTCTTCCCGCAACACTTTTTAGGGCTCGCTGGAATGCCCAGAAGAATTCCTGATTACCCAGACGCGTTCGCGCCATGGAATTATGTGTCCTCCGTGGGTGCCGGTCTTTCTTTCCTGTCTGCGCTATTGTTCGTGGCAATTGCGGTATACACGTTAAGGAGGGGTAAGGCGGCGGAAGCGAATCCGTGGGGAGGTGATACTTTGGAGTGGACCGTTCCCTCACCTGCCCCATTCCACACTTTTGAGGAAATTCCCAAGCTGGATTAA
- the coxB gene encoding cytochrome c oxidase subunit II: MLPASAAVASWNKSLAISTVAMYHPTVYVGFHCVFPMLYALFVGVLFVCGSLWGLGADASAPRPWQLGFQEPATEIMELVAKSHDYVMLVMSAVAAVVFSVMLYTLVRFRRRKGEQVEFNNKNSHNVALEVMWTLVPLVIVGFLTISNVKLIKKEQQIPKADIVIKAIGYQWYWTYVYPESGVRFDSYMKPDSELESGELRLLEVDNRMVVPVGEVVLLQSTAGDVIHSWAVPALGIKVDAVPGRLNEVWFSVKKPGVYYGQCSELCGRLHGFMPIVVEAVTRDKFDAWVAQHKESS; this comes from the coding sequence ATGTTACCTGCGTCAGCAGCCGTTGCCAGCTGGAACAAAAGCCTTGCTATTTCTACTGTCGCAATGTACCATCCGACGGTGTATGTTGGCTTTCATTGTGTTTTTCCTATGCTCTATGCGCTCTTTGTGGGTGTGTTGTTTGTCTGTGGATCGCTGTGGGGGCTTGGCGCAGATGCCAGTGCACCGCGCCCGTGGCAGCTTGGGTTTCAGGAGCCCGCAACGGAGATTATGGAGCTCGTAGCTAAGTCGCATGATTACGTCATGTTGGTGATGTCTGCAGTGGCGGCTGTTGTGTTTTCTGTGATGCTGTACACACTGGTCAGATTTCGCAGAAGAAAGGGTGAGCAGGTAGAGTTCAACAACAAGAACTCACACAACGTTGCGCTTGAGGTAATGTGGACCTTGGTTCCGTTGGTGATTGTCGGGTTCTTGACCATAAGCAACGTTAAGCTCATCAAAAAGGAGCAACAGATTCCCAAGGCCGATATCGTAATTAAGGCCATAGGATATCAGTGGTATTGGACATACGTATATCCCGAAAGTGGCGTAAGGTTTGACAGCTACATGAAGCCGGATTCGGAGTTGGAAAGTGGTGAGTTGCGCCTGCTTGAGGTAGACAATAGGATGGTCGTACCGGTGGGTGAGGTCGTGTTGCTGCAGTCTACTGCTGGAGATGTGATACACAGCTGGGCAGTGCCGGCTTTGGGCATTAAGGTGGATGCGGTGCCTGGAAGATTGAACGAGGTATGGTTCTCGGTGAAGAAACCCGGGGTCTACTATGGGCAGTGCTCCGAACTTTGCGGGAGGCTGCATGGCTTCATGCCCATCGTGGTTGAGGCGGTAACTAGGGATAAGTTTGATGCGTGGGTGGCGCAGCATAAGGAAAGCAGTTAG
- a CDS encoding aspartate kinase, whose amino-acid sequence MGRILVKKFGGTSLKDVECILRVANIVRQSVERGHKLVVVVSAMGRFTDEAVTTAQEVSELASEAQLSEYDVVVSSGEQVSCGLLALALQRINIKATSIMGWQIPINTTGEHSRARIIEIKPDRILSLLNEHDVVIVAGFQGIHNARITTLGRGGSDISAVAIAAALRLDACYMYTDVAGVYTANPCLVPSARKLDHVTYNDMVEISASGRAILNVRSVEMAMRCGVRIHVMSSSQEAKGTLVSFECEREMESRIITGIAISKKIASVSLGGVPAVPGIAAALLPIAEGNIDVDMIMQTVDGELRNITFTVQEEDLQKTQDILLQHKHNILYESLAVTDSLAKVSLVGACMISRPGVASRVFSALASGGIAVLAVSTSEIKITVLMHEQSAAPALSLLHEEFALDRESVPCT is encoded by the coding sequence ATGGGCAGGATTCTGGTAAAAAAGTTTGGAGGCACATCCTTAAAAGACGTAGAGTGCATATTAAGAGTTGCAAACATAGTGCGGCAGAGTGTGGAGCGTGGCCACAAGCTTGTGGTGGTAGTCTCGGCCATGGGCCGCTTTACGGACGAGGCCGTTACAACTGCACAGGAGGTTTCGGAGCTGGCATCAGAGGCACAGCTTTCGGAGTATGACGTGGTCGTCTCCTCCGGAGAGCAGGTATCATGTGGGCTTCTGGCGCTTGCATTGCAGCGCATAAACATCAAAGCAACATCTATAATGGGCTGGCAGATACCCATAAACACAACCGGAGAGCACTCGCGAGCCAGAATTATAGAAATAAAACCCGATCGCATATTATCGCTCCTGAACGAGCATGATGTTGTAATAGTTGCAGGGTTCCAAGGTATTCACAATGCGCGCATCACTACCCTGGGCAGGGGTGGGTCAGACATCTCCGCAGTGGCAATAGCCGCTGCACTGCGGCTGGACGCGTGTTATATGTACACAGATGTTGCGGGAGTATATACGGCAAATCCTTGTTTGGTCCCGAGCGCACGTAAGTTAGATCACGTAACGTATAACGACATGGTAGAAATATCCGCCTCTGGTAGGGCAATATTGAACGTACGCTCTGTAGAGATGGCTATGCGGTGCGGCGTGCGTATTCATGTGATGTCAAGCTCGCAGGAAGCGAAGGGCACATTGGTATCTTTTGAGTGTGAGAGGGAAATGGAGAGCAGAATAATTACTGGAATCGCTATTAGTAAAAAGATAGCAAGCGTATCGCTGGGCGGAGTGCCTGCAGTTCCCGGCATCGCCGCAGCACTGCTTCCCATAGCAGAGGGAAACATAGACGTGGATATGATAATGCAGACCGTGGACGGGGAACTCCGCAATATTACTTTTACTGTGCAAGAAGAAGATCTGCAAAAAACGCAAGATATCCTTTTACAACACAAACACAACATACTGTACGAGAGCCTGGCGGTAACGGATAGCCTGGCCAAGGTTTCTTTAGTAGGCGCATGTATGATATCGCGTCCGGGTGTGGCCAGCAGGGTTTTTAGCGCATTGGCCAGTGGTGGAATAGCCGTATTGGCGGTCTCCACTTCTGAGATAAAAATTACTGTTTTGATGCATGAACAAAGCGCTGCACCAGCGTTGAGCCTCCTGCACGAGGAATTCGCACTTGATCGTGAAAGTGTGCCTTGTACATAA